The Triticum aestivum cultivar Chinese Spring chromosome 5A, IWGSC CS RefSeq v2.1, whole genome shotgun sequence genomic sequence TTAGATGATGAAGGTGCTAAAATAGCTCTCACATGTGGTTCGATGCATGTGCTTGCATGTACCTTGTTTGATTCATGAACAGAAGCCTGGCCAGATCAGAAGTTCTCACCAGGAGCGCCATGTTACATCAACTAAAACGTACAAGGACCCCGATAGCTGGCGAACGCTCGCCAGCAGGGGATGACATTTGCGAACGAACGCTCGCCAGCAGGGGATGACATTTGCGAACGATTTGGATGGCAGTTTTAGTTGGAGTAATGCTACACGTATAAACGAGTTACAAGGTTTTACAAAAAGGGTTAATTTGATTGGTCAATAGATGGGGAGGCGGCCCatccccctgaaaatcaggggggaggcaagTTTGTGATTGGTTAGTAGATGGAAAAAATCCTAGTCAGCGTATAATTGCGTGTAACTTTTTGTATGTTTAGCATTATTGTTTTAGTTGTAGAGGAGGGGACGGCATTTGCGAACGATTTGGGTGGCAGTTTTAGTTGTAGAGGTGTGGCAACTTTAGTTGTAGGGGTTGACAGTTTTTATTTTGTGAAGGTATTCTTTTTGTGAAAACCGACACTGTTTGATCCCGATCAAATGGCTGGGTTCGCTGGGACTTTACTCCCAGTGAACGGCAGCCATTTAACATTATACCAAACCTACAAAGGATATATTATCACCACTTGACAGTAAAATTTCCAGGGGTTGGCTTTTGTACCGGCAGGAGGAGAATCGGGAGCAATCAAAAGCTGGATCCCACATCTTTCCCAGTGCTGACCATGGAAACTTTCACTGCATCAAACTCAGAACACACAtcaattcttttcttttttgtgtgtgaaaacaaACGCATCAATTCGAGAATCAATTGCAGCGCAGTTTGCTGCTGGCCTGGAATGGGCCCAGGGTGGCCTGCCACTCTACCAGATATACACTCTGTTGCAAAACCATTGCCTGGTGTAACCTTGGCTCTCGAGGGTAGGAGGTTGGAGGCACATGAGGCAATTTAACCATAACAACAAGATGTTGGAGCTAAAAACTTTCACTGAGCCTCGCCTCGCATCCGCTTCCAATTCTCATCACACACAATCAACCGTCTGAAGCAACCACCGTACCGGCTGCAACTTTTTTAACTGTATAAACAGTGCAAATGTATTAAAATGTTACGACTACAAACTCAAATCACCATCAGACGAAATGTTCATTGTCCCACGCAAACGAACCCAAACAAATTTTTTCATGCATGCCATCAACCCTTGAACCTAACACTACGGCTGACGTTCGGATTAATGCCAGACATTTCTCCTCCGTATGGACCGGAGGCCTTCTTCACGCCATGCCCCTGACTTCTCCACTTAAGTCCCTGTTTCTCACTCTTAGCCCTGTATTTCTTCCGTGGGTTCTTGAGCTTCCTGTTTCTGGAGCGAGTCAGCCCTCGGTTTTTCTCGATCTGGCGCGAGATCCCCCTCCTCTTGCCATCTCCTTCGCCTTCTTCTGCCAACGGCCCGGTGATAGGGGCGCTCTGTTCTTTGCGCAAGCGCTTTTCGGTCCTCTGCCTTTTGACATCTTTGTAGAATTCATCTTCAGACTCCGACGCTTCATCATCATTGCCCTTGTTGTCTCCACGTGTATTGGTTCCTACCCGAGCAAGAACACGTAGTTCGTGTTTTCGACGTCTTTCACCAATCTCATCTCGCTTTGAAATGTCATCATCACCAGAAACAGACTTGAACTGATGGCCAGAAGAGGGGGGAAAAAGGTTAGGAATAGCTACAGCCATTATAACAACAAATATAAGTATATAACGACAATGGAAAGAACACAGAAATCGATAGACAAAGCACAAGAACTTGTTTAAAGGGTTGATCTAGCTTTGCATATGAGCAATAGTCAACAATTATAAATTCATCAAGTATTTCAGAAGATATCTTTGGTAAGACAAGGGTTACAAGGTTTGCGTTCTAAGAACAACACTTATATGCACTTGATAGCATAAGTCATTCTATTAACATGACAGATAATATAGCACAAAGGCTGTTCTGGAACAGCAGAGCAGAAAGATTACAAACTCTAACAAAGCAGCAAGATTCAAGCATGACCCAACATTTTGACCCCAAAAATGACCAGCATCGTTGGCTAGTTCATATTTATTGAAACAAATGTTGATAGGAATGCGGAGATGTGGTGCCAAGGTTTTTAAAGCTGGAACGCAAGCATAGCTAGTGTCCCTGAGTGTAGCACAATTCATTATTGATATGTTTTACCAACAATGGTACTCATTCCAATAATTACCATGTCCTATTATATTATCAAAATTCTAATTCCCTTTTGCAGAGTAAGAAAAGTCCCAGTGCACCCGAGAAACCTTGGAATCAATATTTAAAACACACCAGCAACTCCAAAATCACTTAATAATCCTCAAAATTCGCTAACATTCTGGATACAAtgataattcaaataatgtatagTATGTGGTGGTTGATAATATCTGTAACATGGCTGGGTGTAAGGATGTAGTATCAATTCAGTTAAGGTTCTATCAAATTAGCATAAGTAACAGCACGTATGCAGAAAATCAGCCCACTTTTGGCAACAACAAAAAAGAACAATAAAACATTTGAGGTCAATACTTGGATACTTCAAACTGTGTGTCCTGATGAAACAAACAACTTGACAAGGAGCCAAAGTAGACCAGAAGACTGCAGGTTTTGTTATCTCAGTGAGACTTCAGATTTAGCAAGAATGTAGGTTTCTATCAAATTACCCCCTTGCAGAAAAAATGTGACAAAAGGAAAGTGGCAATGTTAAAAAATCGTAGATTACCAACTAAAAATGTAACAGATATCAACTTGGTCGAGATCAGAATGATTCTCTAATGTAGTGTTCAACTGAATACTAGCAAGAATCTACAGCAAGAAACATATGGTCATTGAAATTTCGGTCCTACATGACAGTATGTGTACTTGCCTGTGTAGTTTTGTAGTTATGAACTTGTAATTTGCACCATATGCATAAAAGACTAGTTAATTAAGGGCAGTTTGGATCATTATCACAAGACATTTAGATTTCGCGCAAGTTAAAAAAATAGCTAGTTATGAAGGTACCCAGCAAAAATAAGAAACCTGCATGAAAATACCCCATACCTTGTTTCTATTTGAGCCAGTGGCATTCACCAGAAGCTTTCTAGGTTTGATCACTTGACTATTTTTCTGCACTTCATCATCAAAGTCATCCAATGTCTGCAGGTTTATCCTAGTATTGGTTGCCCTGGTTTTTGACAACTTTGGCTTCAACCCTTGTTCCTTCAACCCCTTCTCAGCCCTTTTTCCTTCATCCTTGCTCTTCCTTTTGGCAATTTCATGGTGCCCATTAGAAGGCCCATTCTTTGTCAATTTGGCTGCTTCAGCACCCCGTTTTACTTTGTCCAGAACCAGTAAATTGCTAGATTTGCCCtcgtcatcatcactttcatcatcgtcGTCTAATCTGAAATATTTCACTGACAGCTTACTGTTCTTCTCTACTTGTATCCTCCTTATCTCTTCACAGTCAACATCATCAGCATCATGCTCATCGCCATCATAGTATAATGTATTTCCGCTACCCCAATCAAATTCACCCGAACTATCATCACCGGCAAAAATTTGTTGGATTGCCTTGTTCGCTCTCTTGATTCTTGCCATATATATTTTGTCCCATACCTCGTAACTATCTGCGCCCGCGTCGCGGTGCTTACCTCCTTCGCTGTCATCACTTCCATCGCCGTCCTTGCCTTCTTCGCCATTATCAGTTTCATGGCCGGAAACACCCTCGAGATCGTTGACAGGCTGCACCGGATCCTCCTTCTCTGGATGAATCGAGTCGTCGGCGTcgagggggatggcgtcccgctgCTTGGGGAAGGCGTCAATCTCGTCGCCGTCAGAGTCGGACATCGCCGCCGCCTTGCTGGATCGCTTGGACTGCTGTGTGTCCGCCGCGGGTGgcagccg encodes the following:
- the LOC123107861 gene encoding something about silencing protein 10 translates to MGKRLRSTRLPPAADTQQSKRSSKAAAMSDSDGDEIDAFPKQRDAIPLDADDSIHPEKEDPVQPVNDLEGVSGHETDNGEEGKDGDGSDDSEGGKHRDAGADSYEVWDKIYMARIKRANKAIQQIFAGDDSSGEFDWGSGNTLYYDGDEHDADDVDCEEIRRIQVEKNSKLSVKYFRLDDDDESDDDEGKSSNLLVLDKVKRGAEAAKLTKNGPSNGHHEIAKRKSKDEGKRAEKGLKEQGLKPKLSKTRATNTRINLQTLDDFDDEVQKNSQVIKPRKLLVNATGSNRNKFKSVSGDDDISKRDEIGERRRKHELRVLARVGTNTRGDNKGNDDEASESEDEFYKDVKRQRTEKRLRKEQSAPITGPLAEEGEGDGKRRGISRQIEKNRGLTRSRNRKLKNPRKKYRAKSEKQGLKWRSQGHGVKKASGPYGGEMSGINPNVSRSVRFKG